From a single Terribacillus sp. DMT04 genomic region:
- the wecB gene encoding non-hydrolyzing UDP-N-acetylglucosamine 2-epimerase, whose product MKIAFILGTRPEGIKLAPVIQAIRKETKHETVLINTGQHEKLINDTLQLFSLESDYNLKLMSKNQRADQFVSKAISAISQTLDSIKPDLVFIVGDTASTFAAAFSSFHHKVPIVHIEAGLRTNDIYSPFPEEAYRQLVTRLATYHFAPTQKNKENLLAENILESKIQVVGNPVIDALHYIQQQTNSSVYEIHPYLNFKKKILLLTTHRRENFEHMNKIYNAILEIVNLHKDVEVVFPAHPNPNVQRQIKRLLNHKQVHVVEPMDYVSFSVLMKQSYMVVTDSGGIQEEAPAFDIPVIVVRNSTERTEGMEAGTLILAGTESAPIIDAIHKQLIDPSLYNQTAKAKNPYGDGQTSTRIVNWIEKYN is encoded by the coding sequence ATGAAAATTGCTTTTATACTTGGTACTCGTCCGGAAGGCATTAAACTCGCCCCCGTTATTCAAGCTATTAGAAAAGAAACTAAGCATGAAACTGTATTAATAAATACAGGACAACACGAAAAGCTTATAAATGATACACTACAATTATTTTCTTTAGAATCTGATTATAATTTAAAGCTTATGTCCAAAAATCAACGTGCCGATCAATTTGTTAGTAAAGCAATTTCGGCGATTTCACAGACCTTAGATAGCATCAAGCCCGACCTTGTTTTTATAGTTGGGGATACTGCATCTACTTTTGCTGCTGCCTTTTCTTCATTTCACCACAAGGTTCCTATAGTTCATATTGAGGCCGGGCTACGTACTAATGATATCTATTCTCCTTTCCCTGAGGAAGCATATCGCCAACTAGTTACACGCTTGGCAACTTACCATTTTGCACCCACGCAAAAAAATAAAGAAAACTTACTCGCAGAGAACATATTGGAAAGTAAGATCCAAGTTGTAGGAAACCCTGTCATTGATGCATTACATTACATTCAGCAACAAACAAATAGTTCTGTATATGAAATTCACCCCTATCTGAACTTCAAAAAGAAGATATTGTTGTTGACTACCCATAGAAGAGAAAACTTCGAGCATATGAATAAGATTTATAATGCAATCTTAGAAATTGTAAATCTGCATAAGGATGTTGAGGTTGTTTTTCCAGCTCATCCCAATCCAAATGTCCAGCGTCAAATAAAAAGACTATTAAATCACAAACAAGTACATGTGGTAGAACCAATGGATTATGTATCATTTTCCGTTTTGATGAAGCAGTCATATATGGTTGTCACGGACTCTGGCGGAATACAAGAAGAAGCACCTGCTTTTGATATCCCTGTTATCGTAGTAAGAAATTCTACAGAACGAACTGAAGGCATGGAAGCTGGAACTTTGATTCTTGCTGGTACAGAAAGTGCACCCATTATAGATGCAATACATAAACAACTAATCGACCCCTCACTCTATAATCAAACTGCAAAAGCAAAGAATCCCTACGGGGATGGACAAACAAGTACCCGTATCGTTAATTGGATTGAAAAGTATAATTAA
- a CDS encoding glycosyltransferase: MTIGVVLPVYNVEVLYIYECMQAIEQQIHRDFKLIIVLDGANQQTVEHVYKAVDILTIPYRIINREKNMGIAFSLDEGFSYLTDCPYLTWISIDNRQDPSFLSTFSEYIQKTTEDVVLLYSYYLPINQDGIKFVDEDNWYTIMEKLMNKEKSSILSLSFIGASFIFKRDAYERAGGYSTQFGVVSDYEFWIRLLDQGEIQLIPKSLMEYRLNGKFSLTTLTGQQDLYLQAMKASLHHRRLKQDIPDVTVIITAKNHEEYIEQCIQSVLNQSHQNIHIVVIDVGSTDGTLQKITSFSDSRIIPIHVSARVKAEALNIGLEYVLGKYVLELDGDDWLDNKAVEIMHQQFNSINQNVGLLYANRKLWYQTESGLEEGPIVKGIKYKDKYDVMEKFATHCPRMYRMSTLEQLGGWKAELNGEPLLADDYMMFLKLASVCEFSWIDVPLYHQRRHSNNITSTDQQTLNYQFKAVVQNQLQEWGNNSMVVRFIESNGNIIGLELM; the protein is encoded by the coding sequence ATGACTATAGGTGTAGTTTTACCTGTATATAATGTTGAAGTATTATACATTTACGAATGTATGCAGGCCATTGAACAACAAATCCACCGTGATTTCAAATTGATTATTGTACTTGATGGCGCTAATCAACAAACTGTCGAGCATGTTTATAAAGCTGTAGATATTTTAACTATTCCTTATCGAATAATAAATAGAGAGAAAAACATGGGAATAGCATTCTCATTAGATGAAGGTTTTTCTTATTTGACGGACTGCCCATATCTTACTTGGATTTCAATAGATAATCGACAAGACCCTAGTTTTCTAAGCACTTTTTCTGAGTATATTCAGAAAACAACTGAAGATGTGGTTCTGCTTTATTCCTATTACTTGCCCATAAATCAAGACGGGATCAAATTTGTTGATGAAGATAACTGGTACACTATCATGGAAAAACTAATGAATAAGGAGAAAAGTTCAATTCTCTCTCTCTCTTTTATAGGAGCATCTTTTATTTTTAAGAGAGATGCATACGAGAGAGCTGGTGGATACAGTACTCAATTTGGTGTTGTATCAGACTATGAATTTTGGATTAGACTTTTAGATCAAGGTGAAATTCAACTTATTCCGAAATCCCTAATGGAGTATCGTCTCAATGGGAAATTCTCTCTAACTACTCTGACAGGTCAACAAGACCTATACTTACAGGCCATGAAAGCAAGTCTACACCATCGGCGTCTCAAACAAGATATTCCGGATGTTACAGTAATCATTACTGCCAAAAACCATGAAGAATATATAGAACAATGTATTCAGAGTGTCTTAAATCAATCGCATCAAAACATCCATATTGTTGTTATAGACGTAGGATCAACAGATGGTACACTTCAGAAAATTACAAGCTTCAGTGATTCTCGTATTATACCAATACATGTATCTGCTAGAGTGAAGGCCGAGGCACTTAACATAGGACTTGAATATGTTCTTGGTAAATATGTCTTGGAGTTAGATGGTGACGATTGGCTAGACAATAAAGCTGTCGAAATTATGCATCAACAATTTAATTCTATAAATCAAAACGTTGGTTTACTTTATGCAAATCGTAAATTATGGTATCAAACAGAATCGGGGTTAGAGGAAGGCCCTATTGTTAAAGGTATAAAGTATAAGGATAAATACGATGTCATGGAGAAATTTGCGACACATTGTCCTCGTATGTATAGAATGTCTACTTTGGAACAGTTAGGTGGTTGGAAGGCGGAACTAAACGGTGAGCCTTTACTGGCTGATGATTACATGATGTTTTTAAAATTAGCTTCCGTCTGTGAATTTTCTTGGATTGATGTTCCCTTATACCATCAAAGAAGACATAGTAATAACATTACCTCTACTGATCAACAAACACTTAATTATCAATTTAAAGCAGTTGTTCAAAACCAGTTACAAGAATGGGGTAACAACTCAATGGTCGTAAGATTTATTGAAAGTAACGGTAATATTATAGGCTTAGAACTTATGTAG
- a CDS encoding DUF1796 family putative cysteine peptidase, with protein sequence MKLTEIQKTYDHVISLGYWCDGASQLRNKNLRREAFPFDWMLTPSLGSISSLIRTDFKDYMTMENLIAIGQSNILVDMDVIDEKNITQVVYDKKYHIASVHDIPLASEEEWPYLYKEYILKVQRRVDRFTRVLSSNDTILFIRVSGNTGEVARLIQALDDKSKGPYTLLIINPTDEVETIFEENIPELKNVCFVNVPLKYNDTFLDILTIKRIDQTYWDSILNGITLS encoded by the coding sequence ATGAAGCTTACAGAGATACAAAAGACCTATGATCATGTCATTAGCCTAGGTTACTGGTGCGATGGCGCATCTCAATTAAGAAATAAAAATCTAAGAAGAGAAGCATTTCCTTTTGATTGGATGTTAACACCCTCATTAGGGAGTATATCTTCCTTAATAAGGACTGACTTTAAGGACTACATGACTATGGAGAACCTTATTGCAATTGGTCAGAGTAATATCTTAGTGGATATGGATGTTATCGACGAAAAAAATATCACACAAGTAGTCTATGACAAGAAGTATCATATTGCTTCCGTTCACGATATTCCACTAGCATCAGAGGAAGAGTGGCCATATCTTTACAAGGAATACATACTAAAAGTTCAAAGGAGAGTTGATCGATTCACGCGTGTCTTATCATCCAACGATACAATTCTTTTTATTCGAGTTAGTGGAAACACAGGTGAAGTTGCCAGACTAATACAAGCACTTGATGACAAATCAAAAGGGCCATATACACTACTAATTATTAACCCAACTGATGAAGTGGAAACTATTTTCGAGGAGAATATACCTGAACTCAAAAATGTATGTTTCGTAAATGTGCCTTTAAAGTACAATGATACTTTCCTAGATATTCTTACAATCAAAAGAATAGATCAGACTTATTGGGACTCCATTTTAAATGGTATAACCCTATCCTAA
- a CDS encoding RNA ligase family protein, whose product MYISPMLLHKADEAFSDGEYLSELKYDGIRLTLSKWNGVVKLYTRHNNEVTSRFKEVLDIDIPDGTVLDGEIIVPGEEDKPNFEAMMARFLSSKTDYHVQYCVFDILYYKGTNVMFKPLFDRKMLLQEVLPADDRFVYVQHFEGLGAELFKLIKSQALEGIVLKKADSIYKPGTRSPNWLKVINYQFEEVYFTGLRKGKFGVLMSLKMELQLGF is encoded by the coding sequence ATGTACATTTCACCGATGTTATTGCACAAAGCAGACGAAGCATTCTCAGATGGTGAATACCTAAGCGAATTAAAATATGACGGTATACGCTTAACCCTTTCCAAATGGAATGGGGTCGTAAAACTCTATACGCGACACAATAATGAAGTAACCAGCCGCTTCAAAGAGGTGCTGGATATAGATATCCCAGATGGTACTGTCCTGGATGGGGAGATTATTGTTCCAGGAGAAGAAGATAAGCCGAATTTTGAAGCAATGATGGCCCGTTTTCTTTCTAGTAAGACAGATTATCACGTGCAGTACTGTGTATTTGATATTCTTTACTATAAAGGAACCAATGTAATGTTTAAGCCTTTGTTCGATCGGAAGATGTTGCTGCAGGAAGTGCTGCCGGCAGATGACAGGTTTGTATATGTCCAGCATTTTGAAGGTCTAGGTGCTGAGTTGTTCAAGTTAATAAAATCTCAAGCGCTTGAAGGTATCGTTTTAAAAAAGGCTGATTCTATATATAAGCCTGGCACAAGATCACCTAATTGGTTAAAGGTGATAAATTATCAATTTGAAGAGGTTTATTTTACAGGACTTCGCAAAGGGAAATTTGGTGTCCTAATGTCCTTAAAGATGGAACTTCAGCTGGGATTTTAG
- a CDS encoding tetratricopeptide repeat protein, producing MKEINTITTEEFQERVHIWHMLIKQKKKDASKAFLVELEDLVTGLDKPDNIFYNLMRSRYHLLCNERETAFSILKELRKDIDNAADPLRFYFHYFLGMYYDRKHEFSAALKEYELAEELSRHFTDQADEADYRYEMGTVYYHMDLNSKSLFHLEKAYHLYKELPVFKEQLAHAEISLGLNYTDIGFYELAEEYIHSGLKHYMELKLDTYQHIAYHNLALLYKKQRMYEAAIRYFNQVIAAEPPFLLESLYHLTESLIQNGKLQEASNHVAEGLQLATKLQNQDFIHRYNVLLVTHFEVGEFEEILSQAVHYFLDNKKDHDIPVYAKLLANHYESISNFEDANYYNKIALAIMEKKN from the coding sequence ATGAAAGAGATAAACACTATCACTACAGAAGAATTCCAAGAACGCGTTCACATTTGGCACATGCTTATCAAACAAAAGAAAAAAGATGCTTCCAAGGCATTTTTAGTTGAGCTGGAAGACTTGGTGACAGGGTTAGATAAGCCGGATAATATCTTTTATAACCTAATGCGCAGCCGCTATCATTTATTATGCAATGAAAGGGAAACTGCTTTCAGCATATTGAAAGAGCTGCGGAAGGATATAGATAATGCCGCAGATCCGCTCCGATTTTACTTCCACTACTTCTTAGGTATGTACTATGATAGAAAGCATGAATTCTCTGCTGCCTTAAAGGAATATGAACTTGCTGAAGAGTTGAGTAGACACTTCACCGATCAAGCAGATGAAGCTGACTACCGGTATGAGATGGGAACTGTCTATTACCATATGGACCTAAACTCTAAGTCCCTCTTCCATTTGGAAAAAGCTTATCATCTTTATAAAGAGCTGCCTGTATTCAAGGAGCAGCTGGCCCATGCAGAGATTTCATTAGGACTTAATTATACAGACATTGGATTTTATGAACTAGCTGAAGAATATATCCATAGCGGCTTGAAGCATTATATGGAGTTAAAGCTGGATACGTATCAGCATATTGCTTATCATAACCTCGCGTTATTATACAAAAAGCAGAGAATGTATGAAGCTGCTATTCGATATTTTAACCAGGTAATTGCGGCAGAACCGCCATTTCTGCTGGAGTCTCTTTACCATCTCACCGAAAGTCTCATTCAAAACGGTAAACTGCAAGAAGCAAGCAATCATGTAGCTGAGGGTCTTCAGTTGGCTACAAAGCTACAAAACCAAGACTTCATTCATCGTTATAACGTATTATTAGTCACACACTTTGAAGTTGGTGAATTTGAGGAAATACTCTCTCAAGCGGTTCATTACTTCCTGGATAATAAAAAGGATCATGATATTCCGGTTTACGCAAAATTGTTGGCCAATCATTATGAAAGTATTTCAAATTTTGAGGATGCAAATTACTATAATAAAATCGCCCTTGCTATAATGGAGAAGAAAAATTAA
- a CDS encoding IS1182 family transposase, translated as MFKHYTMCEVVLPLDLERKLPENDIAFTVNHLVESIPDEAFDGFRRETGHPAYHPRMMMKIILCAYTQSVFSGRKIESLLQDSVRMMWLAQDYQPSYRTINRFRVNPHVKELLRQCFVQFRSQLVQEKVIEEEAIFIDGTKIEANANKFTFVWRKSTEKYSTQLVERSAQMYEELLEQEIIPAIELENPEALSGEELTKVAEKLDEKVQEYDRRIEASDDTAERKQLRSERKAPKQYRKQVNDFIKRKSKYQVDMEIFGDRNSYSKTDHGATFMRMKDDYMKNGQLKPGYNVQLATEGQYALAYDVFPNPTDTRTFIPFLDKIERDFFELPDYIVADAGYGSEQNYDDVVNNRKRIPLITYNHYRKEKQKKYKQDPYQVAHWDYDAEGDFFTCPNNRKLAFRYLSERCDKFGFKRHYRVYECDDCTACPLRAECTKAKEGNNRKIYYNERWEKQKAYTQQLLSEKETGKIYGKRKIDVEPVFGFLKAHLCFTRFSVRSKEKVENELGFAFMAVNIRKFTARSASIVRNSKNIRSKKISVTIFLVTEIFFVSERSYVPLSFY; from the coding sequence ATGTTTAAACATTATACCATGTGTGAAGTCGTTTTACCTCTAGATTTGGAAAGAAAATTACCTGAAAATGATATTGCTTTTACCGTTAACCATTTAGTAGAAAGTATTCCAGACGAAGCTTTTGACGGTTTCCGTCGGGAAACCGGACACCCTGCTTATCACCCTCGCATGATGATGAAGATTATTTTATGTGCCTATACGCAATCCGTTTTCTCGGGCCGTAAAATTGAGTCATTACTTCAAGACAGCGTACGCATGATGTGGCTTGCCCAAGATTATCAGCCCAGCTATCGCACCATCAACCGATTCCGTGTGAACCCTCACGTAAAAGAACTCTTACGCCAGTGCTTTGTCCAATTTCGCAGCCAGCTGGTTCAAGAAAAAGTCATTGAAGAAGAAGCCATTTTTATTGATGGCACCAAAATCGAAGCAAATGCCAACAAGTTTACTTTTGTATGGCGGAAGTCCACTGAGAAATACAGTACGCAATTGGTGGAAAGATCGGCTCAGATGTATGAAGAACTGTTGGAGCAGGAAATTATCCCCGCAATCGAGCTGGAGAACCCCGAAGCCCTATCGGGCGAAGAGTTAACAAAAGTAGCAGAAAAACTGGACGAAAAGGTGCAGGAATACGATCGCCGCATAGAAGCAAGTGATGATACTGCCGAACGCAAGCAGCTTCGTTCCGAACGTAAAGCACCAAAACAGTACCGAAAGCAAGTCAATGATTTCATTAAACGGAAATCAAAATATCAGGTCGACATGGAAATCTTCGGAGACAGAAATAGCTACTCCAAAACTGACCATGGTGCCACTTTTATGCGCATGAAAGATGATTATATGAAAAATGGCCAACTTAAACCTGGGTACAATGTGCAGCTGGCTACTGAAGGTCAATATGCCCTGGCCTATGATGTGTTCCCGAATCCTACGGATACGCGAACTTTCATCCCTTTCCTTGATAAGATTGAACGGGACTTTTTTGAGCTGCCCGACTATATTGTCGCGGATGCCGGATATGGCAGTGAGCAAAATTATGATGATGTGGTAAATAATCGGAAGCGCATCCCTCTCATCACCTATAATCACTACCGAAAAGAAAAGCAAAAGAAATATAAACAAGATCCTTACCAAGTAGCTCACTGGGATTATGATGCCGAAGGCGACTTTTTCACTTGCCCGAATAACCGGAAATTAGCGTTTCGGTACCTATCCGAAAGATGCGACAAATTTGGATTCAAGCGTCATTATCGCGTGTATGAATGTGACGATTGTACTGCTTGTCCCTTACGTGCAGAATGTACGAAAGCGAAAGAAGGAAACAACCGGAAAATCTATTACAACGAAAGATGGGAAAAACAAAAAGCATATACCCAGCAATTACTCAGCGAAAAAGAAACAGGGAAAATTTACGGAAAACGTAAAATAGATGTCGAGCCAGTCTTCGGATTTCTGAAGGCTCATTTGTGTTTCACTCGTTTCTCGGTACGAAGTAAAGAGAAAGTGGAAAACGAATTAGGATTCGCCTTCATGGCGGTGAACATCAGGAAGTTCACCGCCAGATCAGCAAGTATAGTAAGGAATTCAAAAAATATCAGATCAAAAAAGATCTCGGTCACCATTTTCCTGGTGACCGAGATCTTTTTTGTGTCAGAGAGGAGTTATGTCCCGCTCTCTTTTTATTAA
- a CDS encoding DUF4257 domain-containing protein, producing the protein MIKLVLMAGIIGGVTGVISHLLRNGRVLIYPKRKQRPKGLYLGFIADFLFGSAAAIFAVTYLVSDSFDVKTIVGISILAGLSAENILLQKELDTERTKIESMDRINDRLSK; encoded by the coding sequence ATGATCAAATTAGTACTAATGGCAGGAATTATAGGCGGTGTAACCGGTGTTATATCTCATCTATTGAGAAACGGTAGAGTCCTAATTTATCCAAAAAGAAAACAGAGACCGAAAGGATTATATCTCGGGTTTATTGCTGATTTTCTGTTTGGATCCGCTGCAGCTATTTTTGCTGTAACATACCTGGTTTCTGACTCATTTGATGTAAAAACTATAGTAGGCATTTCTATCTTAGCTGGACTTAGTGCGGAGAATATCCTTTTACAAAAGGAATTGGACACCGAGCGGACAAAGATAGAGAGTATGGACAGGATTAACGATCGATTAAGTAAATAA
- a CDS encoding response regulator transcription factor, translating into MSREEIEIFIVDPQPLYREGIKLILSNCKNIVIKAEGESIRDIEEIIDYSGSPIILFATNHSRDLQDIEVIKRYNPHFRIVSLSEYIDENIVTEAIKKGADGFIVKDKAGSEDLIAAIYSLHNEGCYLHPCITKFVIDEYKKLLFNTDKHRYVNSGLWSYPNLTKREEETLKLIAEGLSNKDIGNKLHISEKTVKNHVSNLMRKLNVSDRTQAIILAFKNGWL; encoded by the coding sequence GTGAGCAGGGAAGAGATAGAGATTTTTATAGTAGACCCACAACCATTATATAGAGAGGGGATAAAGTTAATATTATCTAATTGCAAAAACATAGTCATTAAAGCAGAGGGAGAGAGTATAAGGGACATAGAAGAAATAATAGATTATAGCGGCTCTCCAATAATCTTATTTGCTACTAACCATTCACGCGATCTCCAGGACATCGAAGTTATTAAGAGATATAATCCACACTTTCGGATCGTTTCGTTGTCGGAGTACATTGATGAGAATATTGTTACAGAAGCAATTAAGAAGGGTGCGGATGGATTTATCGTTAAGGATAAGGCCGGTTCGGAAGATCTTATTGCAGCAATATATTCCTTACATAATGAAGGGTGTTATTTACATCCTTGTATTACAAAGTTTGTTATAGATGAGTACAAAAAGCTTTTATTTAATACTGATAAGCATCGCTACGTTAATAGTGGTTTGTGGTCCTATCCTAACTTGACTAAAAGAGAGGAAGAGACACTCAAACTTATAGCAGAGGGGCTATCTAACAAAGATATTGGCAATAAACTGCATATTAGCGAAAAGACAGTAAAAAACCATGTAAGCAATTTAATGAGAAAATTGAATGTAAGCGATCGTACTCAAGCAATTATTCTTGCATTCAAGAATGGCTGGCTATAA